From Mustelus asterias chromosome 5, sMusAst1.hap1.1, whole genome shotgun sequence, a single genomic window includes:
- the LOC144493705 gene encoding rho-related GTP-binding protein RhoB — protein MAAIRKKLVVVGDGACGKTCLLIVFSKDEFPEVYVPTVFENYVADIEVDGKQVELALWDTAGQEDYDRLRPLSYPDTDVILMCFSVDSPDSLENIPEKWVPEVKHFCPNVPIILVANKKDLRNDENVRNELARMKQEPVKTEDGRAMAVRIGAYDYLECSAKTKEGVREVFETATRAALQKRARPSSGCTNCCTVL, from the coding sequence ATGGCTGCTATCAGGAAGAAGCTCGTGGTGGTGGGAGACGGGGCTTGCGGAAAGACCTGCCTGCTGATCGTCTTCAGCAAGGACGAGTTCCCCGAGGTCTATGTGCCCACCGTGTTTGAGAACTACGTGGCCGACATCGAGGTGGACGGGAAGCAGGTGGAGCTGGCGCTCTGGGACACGGCGGGCCAGGAGGACTACGACCGGCTGCGGCCCCTGTCCTACCCGGACACGGATGTCATCCTGATGTGCTTCTCGGTGGACAGCCCGGACTCGCTGGAGAACATCCCGGAGAAGTGGGTGCCCGAGGTCAAGCACTTCTGCCCCAACGTGCCCATCATCCTGGTGGCCAACAAGAAGGACCTGCGGAACGACGAGAATGTGCGGAACGAGCTGGCCCGCATGAAGCAGGAGCCGGTGAAGACCGAGGATGGCCGCGCCATGGCCGTCCGCATCGGAGCCTACGACTACCTAGAGTGCTCGGCCAAGACCAAGGAGGGGGTGCGGGAGGTGTTCGAGACCGCCACCCGGGCAGCCCTGCAGAAGAGAGCCCGACCCAGCAGTGGCTGCACTAACTGCTGCACCGTCTTATGA